In Bacillus thuringiensis, the DNA window CTAAATATTCTTTTACCCCGTCACGAGCTTCTGGTATTTTCATTTTCTCTTTATGTAAAGTTTTCACTTTTTCTTTTAATGCATGCTTGTTAAACTTCTCTTTTAATTGCTCATTTAAATATGCATATAGTACATCATCTGTCGTTCCAATACATTTTGCAAATTCCTCTAAAGGTAAATCTCCACCATACTCACGAACGGCGTCTCTGAAAGAGTGAAACCATATTGTTTCTGTGTCTACAATTAATCCATCAAAATCAAAAATAATTGCTTTCATAATTTCCCCATCCTTTTCGGTTGAAATAAAAAAGGAAACGACATACGTTCCCCTTAATTACTTTTCTCTTCATTTGCTTTTTGAACGCCACGAAGTGTTTCCACTCGAACCTCATCTTGTTCAAAATATTGCACTAGATCACCAATGCGGTCAATTGCTTCCCAACTTAAATGATGTTCGATTCCTTCTACATCATTGTAAATTTTACTTTCATCCAAACCGATAATACGCATAAATTGCTCTAGCAAGTCATGACGGTATACGAGACGTTCTCCGATTTTTTTACCTTTTGATGTTAATACAAGCCCTCTATATTTTTCATAAATTAGATATTCATCTTTGTCTAATTTTTGCACCATTTTTGTTACAGAGGATGGATGTACACTCAGCGCTTCAGCAATATCAGATACGCGGGCATAACCCTTTTCATCAATCAACAAATAAATTTGTTCAATATAATCTTCCATACTAGGGGTAGGCATCGGTTTCCTCCATCCAATTTCATTTTGCTCATTCCGTACGAAGCAATCAATAAAATGATACACCAGAAAGAATAACGTGACAAGTTGAAAACAAGCCTAAATATTTAAAAGAAAAAAGAACTTGCATTCCAATACAAGTTCTTTTCATGTAAAGTATTGAATTTCTGCATTAGGAAAAAAGTGATGAATATATCCTCTAATCGTTTCTTCCAATACTTCTGCATCATCTTTTTTATATACGTATTTCCCGATGCCATATCGTCCCCATTTATATTTGCGCTTCTCTTCATCCATTTCAAGCTTCGTATTCGGATAACGCTCTTGAATGACCTTTTTTGCTGGTTTTGTAAAGCGATGTTGAATTAATTCAAATGTTAAATTCGGTATCGACAAATCTTTTAGCGCATTGTACAGTCGCTCAAATAGTTCACGGTATCCTTCTTCCCATCCTTCATGCATATAAAGTGGTGCAACTATAAAGCCCAGTGGATAACCCGCACCTGCTACTTTACGAGCCGCTTCAATTCGTTCTTCAAAAGGTGATGTCCCTGGCTCAAAATTTTTGATTACATACCGTGAATTAATACTAAACCTGAAACGAGTTTTCCCATTATGTTTTGCATCTAATAAATGATCAACGTGCGAATATTTCGTAACGAAACGTAAACGCCCATGCTCACTTTCTCCAATGAATTCAATCGTCTGCTTTAATGCATATGTTAAATGATCAATTCCAACGATATCTGATGTACAAGCCGCTTCAAACCTTGTTATTTCAGGTGCTCTTTCATCCATATATTGCTTTGCCTTCTCAAATATTTCATCAAGATTCACATACACGCGAACGTAAGGCTTACTCCCCAGTGTTGTTTGCAAATAGCAATAATGACAATGTCCCATACACCCTGTTGCAAGCGGAATTGCATATTCAGCTGACGGTTTTGACGTATCAAACTTTAACGTCTTCCTCACCCCAACAACAAGTGTCGCCTTTGCATTACGATACTTTTGCAAATCATTTTCACCTGGCAAATTTCTAATTTGATTGTGTGATGTCGTTTCACGAATTTCTAATTCCATCTTCGTAAACTTCTCATAAAGCTCTTTTCCAAGCGGATATTCGAGCGCCCTCGGTTCAAAGTAAACGAGTTTTGGCATAAATGGTTTCATATGCTTCCCTCCTCTCGTTAGTATGGGAAACGCCGAGAAATTAACACTCATTAAAGTTTTCCACTTAGTAACTTGCGTTGCAAGTTACCGAATGTTATAATTTGGATATCAGCTACCTTGCAACGCAAGTTACCTGAATAAAAGGTGGTGAAACCATGCACAGCCAAATGTTAAAAGGTGTACTCGAAGGTTGCATCCTATACATCATTTCACAAGAAGAAGTGTACGGATATGAACTAAGTACAAAATTAAATACATACGGATTTACATTCGTAAGCGAAGGAAGCATATACCCGTTATTGTTACGTATGCAAAAAGAAAAATTGATTGAAGGAACATTAAAAGCCTCCTCACTCGGTCCAAAGCGAAAATATTATCACGTAACCGCTAAAGGATTAGAACAACTTGAAGAATTTAAACAAAGCTGGGGAATGGTTTCAACGACCGTAAACAACTTATTACAAGGGGAGTGATAGGGATGAAGGCGAAAGACATGGTTGAATTAAACAACAAAAAACGAGAACTCTTAACACCTGAAAACGAAGCTGCTTATGGTGATATGTTAGTATATCTTCGAATATCAAGCGTACCCGAGCAACAAATGGAGGAACTGTTGCTAGAAATATTAGATCATCTCATCGAAGCACAAGCAGAAAATAAAAATGCTTATGACATCTTTGGCGATGATTTACAGTCTTATTGCGATGAACTTATCTCAGCTTTACCAACCCAAACAAAGTTAGAAAAAACTTCTCTAATCGGTTTTATTATTAGCTTACTTCTTGCTATACAGTTTGGAATCGATGCAATTGTTTCATTTTTCATTTTGACCTTTGGAAATAATGCGGAACAATTTACTCCAGTTTTTAGTATCCCTGGAACTATTTTGTCTGTTTCACTCATTATTCTAGGAATACTGCTTATTTTATATTTATTAAAGCGTTACTCCTTTGATCAAAAAATAAATTGGAAAAGAAGAATTCTATTTGGATTTACGTTCGCTACTCCATTTTGTGCATCTGTATTTTTACATATTTATTTTAAAAAGCAACCTTATCTCATTTATCATCTAACTTTTTGGCAAAATGCCTTAATCGCTATCTTATTTTTTGTTTTATATAAATTACTATACAAAAAATCAAAATTTTAACAGCCCTTCAAAAGGCTGTTTTTCTTCTGTCTAATTTTACAAATTGAAAAATTTCATAAAGAAAATAAGAAAAATGCAAAATAATTAAAGTTAATTGTTGACGTGATGCTTTTATTATCGGTATCATAAATCTTCGTGAGCAATTATTTTTCGTTATACGATTTTTTTATTATTACTGAATTTTTGAGAGGAGAAATTAGATGTCAGTTAAGAAGAAAACGCAAGTACGCACCGGCAAAATGGTACGTGAACTAATGTTAGCAGACGAAGATGTAAATGCTTCGCTAATTATGGTATATAGTGAAAACGGTGTAAACGCAGAAATTAAAATCGAGGGCTTAACGCCGAAATGTAACGAAGAATTATTTTTGAGCGGAAACGTGGATTGGAACAAGAGTGTTATTTATAAAATTGTTGATTTCACTGGGAACGCTGAAGTTGGTAAAGTTACATTAACAGCGATGAACAAAAACAATGTTTCTCTAGAAGTTGAACGCGTTATGTGGAGCAAAGAAAATAAAGAAGCTGCTGAGCAAGAAGAAACAGTTGTAGAACCTACTCCGAAAAAAGAAGTAGTTGTAGAAGCTCCAAAAGCAGTTGCAGCCGCTCCAAAACCTGTTACGCGAGTAGAAACACCAGTAGCACCTAAACCTACTCCGGTACCAACGCCGAAGCCAGTAAGTGTAGAAGCAGCTGTGGAACTATCTACTCCAGCACCTGTGAAAAAAGCAGTACCAACTCCAGTTACAAAGCAAGAGACAGCACCGGTCGCTCCTGCAAAACCGAAGCAACCTGCTTTGACTGAAACAAATACAAAACTACAAGAAAATTATGTTAAACTTGTGAAAAAGACAATTGAAGTTTGTCAAGATTACGAGCTTGGCATCGACATAGATGATTCTATTGAAAGCTTAAAAGGAGAACTACAAAGCCAAGGTATTAGCGTTACATTCGACAAAGAAATTATGGACGTTGTAAATCGCCTTCGTTCTTTACAAGATAAAGGAATCAAAGTAGAAAAAGTACTTAATTTACTATAAAAAAAATAAGAGATGGCAATTGCCACCTCTTATTTTTTATAATTCCATTCCTTACTTTCATACTTCTCTTTTGCTAATGTTTGCACTTCATGTAACTGCTCTTCTGTTAATTCATACGGAACAAGCTCTACATCTAATCCTTTTTCAAACCCAACCTCAAACGCTTTAATTAGCTGCTGGATTGTAAACGTACGGTCTGTTAATTCATTAATTGCTACCGCTTTAGAAGAGAACATACTCTTCATACGTTCTTTTACACGTTCATTCGGGAATAAAAACAGATCGTATAATTCATCTAAATCTATTTCTAATGGAATCGATCCATGCTGTAATATCACACCTTTTTGACGTGTTTGCGCACTACCTGCGATTTTTCTTCCTTCTACTACAATTTCATACCAAGACGGTGCATCAAAGCATACGCCTGAACGTGGATTTTTTAAATTTTCACGGTCTGCTTCTGTTTTTGGAACTGCATAATACGCTTCTAATCCTAATGCCTTAAAACCGTCTAGTAAACCTTGCGAAATAATACGATACGCTTCTGTAACTGTTTTTGGCATATTTGGATGATCTTCAGACACAATAACACTGTACGTTAATTCTTTATCATGTAGTACACCCCTGCCGCCTGTTTGACGACGAACGAATCCATATTTCTTTTCGTTAACTACATCCATATTAATATCTTTTTCAACACGCTGGAAATATCCCACTGTTAATGTTGGTACTTCCCATTCATAAAAACGAATGGTTGGTGGCATTTTCTTTTCACTTTGCCAATTTAATAAACATTCATCTAACGCCATATTAAATGCCGGTGAACATTGACCAGAGTTAATATAACACCATTTTTCTTTTCCCATCCTGCACCTCATATAACCAATTATTTTTCACATTCTCTAGTCTACCAAATTCGACAAAATTT includes these proteins:
- the mntR gene encoding transcriptional regulator MntR, whose protein sequence is MPTPSMEDYIEQIYLLIDEKGYARVSDIAEALSVHPSSVTKMVQKLDKDEYLIYEKYRGLVLTSKGKKIGERLVYRHDLLEQFMRIIGLDESKIYNDVEGIEHHLSWEAIDRIGDLVQYFEQDEVRVETLRGVQKANEEKSN
- the splB gene encoding spore photoproduct lyase, yielding MKPFMPKLVYFEPRALEYPLGKELYEKFTKMELEIRETTSHNQIRNLPGENDLQKYRNAKATLVVGVRKTLKFDTSKPSAEYAIPLATGCMGHCHYCYLQTTLGSKPYVRVYVNLDEIFEKAKQYMDERAPEITRFEAACTSDIVGIDHLTYALKQTIEFIGESEHGRLRFVTKYSHVDHLLDAKHNGKTRFRFSINSRYVIKNFEPGTSPFEERIEAARKVAGAGYPLGFIVAPLYMHEGWEEGYRELFERLYNALKDLSIPNLTFELIQHRFTKPAKKVIQERYPNTKLEMDEEKRKYKWGRYGIGKYVYKKDDAEVLEETIRGYIHHFFPNAEIQYFT
- a CDS encoding PadR family transcriptional regulator, giving the protein MHSQMLKGVLEGCILYIISQEEVYGYELSTKLNTYGFTFVSEGSIYPLLLRMQKEKLIEGTLKASSLGPKRKYYHVTAKGLEQLEEFKQSWGMVSTTVNNLLQGE
- a CDS encoding DUF1048 domain-containing protein; translation: MKAKDMVELNNKKRELLTPENEAAYGDMLVYLRISSVPEQQMEELLLEILDHLIEAQAENKNAYDIFGDDLQSYCDELISALPTQTKLEKTSLIGFIISLLLAIQFGIDAIVSFFILTFGNNAEQFTPVFSIPGTILSVSLIILGILLILYLLKRYSFDQKINWKRRILFGFTFATPFCASVFLHIYFKKQPYLIYHLTFWQNALIAILFFVLYKLLYKKSKF
- a CDS encoding lipoate--protein ligase family protein — translated: MGKEKWCYINSGQCSPAFNMALDECLLNWQSEKKMPPTIRFYEWEVPTLTVGYFQRVEKDINMDVVNEKKYGFVRRQTGGRGVLHDKELTYSVIVSEDHPNMPKTVTEAYRIISQGLLDGFKALGLEAYYAVPKTEADRENLKNPRSGVCFDAPSWYEIVVEGRKIAGSAQTRQKGVILQHGSIPLEIDLDELYDLFLFPNERVKERMKSMFSSKAVAINELTDRTFTIQQLIKAFEVGFEKGLDVELVPYELTEEQLHEVQTLAKEKYESKEWNYKK